The Chryseobacterium nakagawai genome has a segment encoding these proteins:
- a CDS encoding retropepsin-like aspartic protease: MKFIYLFLTVFISTFISAQKGPTVIPFSLENNSIYLHCKVNKTENVKFLFDTGADGSVININSKKKVDLKIDGKAQNKGSNGVNTVDYSNHNTVQFGDIQKTDVLFTLIPYGDVNFDGVFGTDLMTGKIIEIDYHKNVIRFYDEYDPSIDFSGYEKMKLHLIDNYPSVESSITVNGKEYSGFFGLDSGADDALTIASPYARKNSLANTMKTIGKATAQGSDGSVYEMPVVLCPSITFAHKFLYNVPITLSSSTEGIDASEKMAGFFGNAFLKRFNTVIDFKNGLIYFKLNKHLYSEFK, encoded by the coding sequence ATGAAATTCATTTATCTTTTTTTAACAGTATTCATCAGTACATTTATTTCGGCTCAGAAAGGCCCTACAGTAATTCCTTTTTCTTTGGAAAACAATTCTATTTATCTGCATTGTAAGGTAAACAAAACCGAAAACGTCAAATTTTTGTTTGATACCGGAGCAGATGGCTCTGTCATCAATATCAATTCAAAGAAAAAAGTAGATCTTAAAATTGACGGAAAGGCTCAAAATAAAGGCTCAAACGGAGTAAATACGGTTGATTATAGTAATCATAATACCGTTCAGTTCGGAGATATCCAGAAAACAGATGTTTTATTTACCCTTATTCCTTATGGAGATGTTAATTTTGATGGTGTTTTCGGAACAGATTTAATGACAGGAAAAATCATCGAGATTGATTACCACAAAAATGTTATCCGGTTTTATGATGAATATGATCCGTCTATTGATTTTTCTGGATATGAAAAAATGAAACTTCATCTCATAGATAATTATCCTTCTGTAGAAAGCTCTATAACAGTTAATGGTAAAGAATATTCCGGTTTTTTTGGTCTCGATAGCGGTGCCGATGACGCGCTTACCATTGCTTCTCCTTACGCCAGAAAGAATTCTTTAGCCAACACCATGAAAACGATAGGGAAAGCCACTGCACAAGGCTCAGATGGTTCTGTTTATGAAATGCCGGTAGTACTTTGCCCATCCATTACATTTGCTCATAAATTTCTTTACAATGTCCCGATTACGCTTTCAAGCTCTACGGAAGGGATTGATGCTTCAGAAAAAATGGCGGGCTTTTTTGGAAATGCGTTCTTGAAAAGATTCAATACGGTGATCGATTTTAAAAACGGGTTAATTTATTTTAAACTGAATAAACATCTGTATTCGGAGTTTAAATAA
- a CDS encoding TolC family protein has product MKRKRITAIKLKIGIAAAFMIFGFSSVSAQQQVSLQEAIKQALQNKAEAKKAALQVKKAEYKIDEARAGALPQISATINNTYNPILQKTVLPGEIVGKPGELIPVAFGTKWQSVNVVTLNQNVFDQRVFIGLKAAKSTREFYLLNSELTNEQIIENVATAYYQVFVQEENLKTIQESYANTERVRNVIKSLVDNGLAKPIDLDRTNVQLTNIGSNKQQLINAVEVSKNSLKFYMGVPIESSIELEEKEIVPNPELLATNVNLETRSELKVLNKQKELLQYSKKATIANLYPTVGLTANYGWQGLGNKFPYTTGSSQGTNWGDYASIGLAIKIPIFMGGATKAQIQQSEIDIQDLDQDIQNKKLNLSLDYKNAISNMENAIINIQSMKDNVNLAEKVQKNTQSNYQYGLATLTEVLDTENSLTQAKQNYANALLDYKQAEIKVIKAKGELNTLQNP; this is encoded by the coding sequence ATGAAAAGAAAACGTATAACTGCTATAAAGCTAAAGATTGGGATAGCTGCAGCATTTATGATTTTCGGTTTTTCATCAGTGTCTGCCCAGCAGCAGGTTTCTCTGCAAGAAGCAATAAAACAGGCACTCCAGAATAAGGCAGAAGCTAAAAAAGCCGCCTTACAGGTTAAAAAAGCCGAATATAAGATTGATGAGGCCAGAGCTGGGGCCTTACCTCAGATAAGTGCGACGATCAATAACACGTACAATCCTATTTTACAAAAAACGGTTCTTCCGGGGGAGATTGTAGGTAAACCAGGAGAGCTTATTCCCGTTGCTTTCGGAACTAAATGGCAATCTGTGAATGTGGTTACTCTTAATCAGAATGTTTTTGATCAAAGAGTTTTTATTGGTCTTAAAGCGGCTAAATCAACCCGTGAGTTTTATCTTTTGAACTCTGAGCTGACGAATGAACAGATCATTGAAAATGTTGCTACAGCATATTATCAGGTATTTGTTCAGGAGGAAAATCTGAAAACGATACAAGAAAGCTATGCCAATACAGAACGAGTAAGAAATGTAATCAAAAGTTTGGTAGATAATGGCTTAGCTAAGCCTATCGATCTTGACAGAACGAATGTTCAGCTTACCAATATAGGCTCTAATAAGCAACAATTGATTAATGCGGTAGAAGTTTCAAAAAACTCATTGAAGTTTTATATGGGAGTTCCTATTGAGAGCTCTATCGAACTTGAGGAAAAAGAAATTGTACCTAATCCTGAACTGTTGGCAACCAATGTGAATCTGGAAACCCGTTCAGAATTAAAAGTTTTAAATAAACAAAAAGAACTTTTACAATACAGCAAAAAAGCAACAATAGCTAATTTATATCCTACAGTGGGACTTACTGCTAACTATGGATGGCAAGGGTTGGGAAATAAATTTCCTTATACTACAGGATCAAGCCAGGGAACTAACTGGGGAGATTATGCTTCTATCGGTTTGGCAATTAAAATTCCGATCTTTATGGGAGGAGCTACCAAGGCTCAAATCCAACAGTCGGAAATTGATATCCAAGATCTGGATCAGGATATTCAAAACAAAAAGCTGAACCTGAGTTTAGATTATAAAAATGCGATTTCTAATATGGAAAATGCCATTATCAACATTCAAAGTATGAAAGATAATGTGAACCTTGCAGAAAAAGTACAAAAAAATACACAATCTAATTACCAGTACGGTTTAGCAACACTTACTGAAGTACTAGATACTGAAAATTCACTTACGCAGGCTAAACAAAACTATGCTAATGCATTGCTGGATTATAAGCAGGCTGAGATCAAGGTAATTAAAGCAAAAGGAGAATTAAACACACTACAAAACCCATAA
- a CDS encoding efflux RND transporter periplasmic adaptor subunit: MKKTLIYIIVAAVLVGLAAYKIAGNKEKQTQEVKEVAKQVDKINVNIVTVARENIDTDYSANGTFIPKQEMNQSSEISGRIVSVLVKEGSRVGAGQVLATIKRDAIEVDVTQAQNNLQNAIIDNQRYENAYKTGGVTKQQLDNSRLQLKNMQAAVKAQGVKVNDTSIRAGISGTVNKKMVEPGTVVSPGTAMFEIVNINSLKLSVLVDESQVGKIQLGQEVPINVNVLPEDSFVGRITFIAPKSDASLNFPVEIEVQNRGNLKAGMYATATFKTNHGAETQNMLTVPAEAFVNGVSSGQLFVVQNGVAKLITVTVGKVYGDKVQVLSGLNGGEQVVTSGQINLDNGSKVNIIK, encoded by the coding sequence ATGAAAAAAACTTTAATATATATCATCGTAGCAGCTGTACTGGTTGGGTTGGCAGCTTACAAGATTGCAGGTAACAAAGAGAAGCAGACTCAGGAAGTAAAGGAGGTTGCTAAACAGGTAGATAAAATCAATGTTAATATCGTAACAGTAGCAAGAGAAAATATCGATACAGATTATTCTGCGAACGGTACCTTTATTCCTAAGCAGGAAATGAACCAGTCTTCTGAAATTTCAGGACGTATTGTGAGTGTTTTGGTGAAAGAAGGTTCAAGAGTAGGGGCAGGGCAGGTATTGGCAACGATTAAAAGAGATGCTATCGAAGTTGATGTTACTCAGGCTCAGAATAATCTACAGAATGCTATTATTGATAACCAACGTTACGAAAACGCATACAAAACAGGTGGAGTTACCAAACAACAGCTTGATAATTCAAGACTGCAATTGAAAAATATGCAGGCTGCAGTGAAAGCTCAGGGAGTTAAAGTAAATGATACAAGCATCCGTGCAGGAATTAGCGGTACGGTTAATAAAAAAATGGTTGAGCCGGGAACAGTAGTTTCTCCAGGAACAGCAATGTTTGAGATCGTTAATATCAACAGCTTAAAACTTTCTGTTTTAGTAGATGAAAGCCAAGTCGGAAAAATTCAGTTAGGTCAGGAAGTTCCAATTAATGTAAACGTATTGCCAGAAGACTCTTTCGTAGGTAGAATTACATTTATCGCTCCTAAAAGTGATGCTTCTTTGAATTTCCCGGTTGAAATTGAAGTTCAGAACAGAGGAAATCTTAAAGCAGGGATGTATGCAACAGCTACATTTAAAACAAACCACGGTGCTGAAACTCAGAATATGTTGACAGTTCCTGCAGAAGCGTTTGTAAATGGAGTAAGTTCAGGACAATTATTTGTTGTTCAGAATGGAGTTGCAAAATTGATTACAGTAACTGTTGGAAAAGTTTACGGAGATAAAGTACAGGTATTAAGCGGGCTGAATGGTGGTGAACAGGTAGTAACCAGCGGACAGATCAATCTGGACAACGGGTCTAAAGTGAATATTATAAAGTAG
- a CDS encoding efflux RND transporter permease subunit yields MKLAEISIKRPSLVIVLFTILTLGGILSYTLMGYELIPKFETNMVTISTVYPGASPAEVETSVTRKIEDAVGSLENVKKVESSSYESLSVIMVQLNNGADVDFALNDAQRKVNAILGDLPDDVKAPSLNKFSLDDLPIITMSISSDKLNSKDLYDLLDKKIEPIFSRVNGVAQVDLVGGQEREIQVNLDEKKLQGYGLSIGDVQQAILSSNLDFPTGSLKTRTTKSTIRLSGKYKSTEEMNNLVVSNKNGAQVRLSDIATVFDSQKDVEKVARFNQFPTILMQVKKQSDANAVAVSESVQKTIKTVEEAYKVQGVKVKIVNDTTEFTLESANHVIFDLFLAIILVAIVMLLFLHSIRNAFIVMVSIPASLVAAFIGMNLMGYTLNLMSLLGLSLVVGILVDDAIVVLENIYRHMEMGKSKIRAAYDGASEIGFTVAAITLVIVVVFLPIAMSSGLVANILAQFCVTVVIATLLSLLASFTIIPWLSSRFGKLEHLTGKNWFEKFILWFEGLIDKFTHWITDILEWCLKTTLRRISTVVITFIVLISSFSLVIFGFIGGEFFPPIDRGQFLVQMELSKDATVEKTNQLTLDVEKFLRNDKDVVDLITTVGQQSTGFGGAQATTYQSEVQVNLTDKSERSESTNIKAAKIKRELEEKFTGVEFKTAPIGIMGAENAPIEMVVTAPDNATAVKEATRILELLKKVPGAVDAELSTDSGNPEVQVNIDRDKMASLGLNLSSVGQTMQTAFNGNTDGKFRAGEYEYDINIRFGDVNRQSIDDVKNLMFTNPQGQQIRLSQFAEVKMGSGPSLLERRDKSPSVKVRAKAVGRPVGDVANEWAAKFMNEKRPIGVDYIWSGDMENQQEGFGTLGIALLAAIVLVYLVMVSLYDSFVYPFVVLFSIPLAMIGVMVILALTANSLNIFTMLGMIMLIGLVAKNAIMIVDFTNARKAAGATTHDALIQANHARLRPILMTTIAMIFGMLPIALATGAGAEMNKGLAWVVIGGLTSSLFLTLIIVPVVYSLFDSILRRMGKDTKVDYEAEMKAEYVHRELNEDGFTPKHLDK; encoded by the coding sequence ATGAAGTTAGCAGAAATATCGATTAAAAGACCCTCGTTGGTAATTGTATTGTTTACAATTCTGACGTTGGGAGGTATCCTGAGTTATACACTCATGGGATACGAATTGATTCCGAAGTTTGAAACCAACATGGTAACCATTTCTACGGTATATCCGGGAGCTTCACCCGCAGAGGTGGAGACCTCCGTCACCCGAAAGATTGAGGATGCCGTAGGTTCTTTGGAGAACGTAAAAAAAGTAGAATCTTCTTCTTATGAAAGCTTATCTGTTATCATGGTTCAGTTGAACAATGGAGCAGATGTAGACTTTGCTTTGAATGATGCTCAGAGAAAGGTAAACGCAATTCTGGGAGATCTTCCGGACGATGTAAAAGCACCTTCCCTGAATAAATTCTCACTAGATGACTTACCAATTATCACGATGAGTATTTCATCTGATAAACTAAACAGTAAGGACCTTTACGACTTATTGGATAAAAAGATTGAGCCTATTTTCTCTCGTGTAAATGGTGTTGCACAAGTAGACCTTGTAGGTGGTCAGGAGAGAGAGATCCAGGTGAATCTGGACGAAAAGAAATTACAGGGATACGGACTTTCTATTGGAGACGTTCAGCAGGCAATCCTTTCTTCAAACTTAGACTTCCCTACAGGGAGTTTGAAAACGAGAACAACAAAATCTACCATCAGATTATCTGGAAAGTATAAGTCTACGGAGGAAATGAATAACCTGGTTGTTTCCAACAAAAATGGAGCACAGGTTCGTTTGTCTGATATTGCAACGGTTTTCGACTCTCAGAAAGATGTTGAAAAAGTAGCACGATTCAATCAGTTTCCAACGATCTTAATGCAGGTGAAAAAACAGTCTGATGCGAATGCGGTAGCAGTATCTGAAAGTGTTCAGAAAACAATTAAAACTGTAGAAGAAGCTTACAAAGTTCAGGGTGTAAAAGTAAAAATCGTAAATGATACAACAGAATTTACCCTTGAATCAGCGAACCATGTAATTTTCGACTTATTCTTAGCGATTATTCTTGTGGCGATTGTAATGTTATTGTTCCTTCACAGTATCAGAAATGCATTTATTGTCATGGTATCTATTCCTGCTTCATTGGTGGCAGCGTTCATCGGAATGAATCTGATGGGATATACTTTGAACTTAATGAGTTTACTAGGGCTTTCCCTTGTGGTAGGGATTCTTGTGGATGACGCGATTGTGGTACTTGAAAACATCTACCGTCACATGGAAATGGGGAAAAGCAAGATCAGGGCAGCTTATGATGGAGCATCAGAAATTGGATTTACCGTTGCAGCGATTACCCTGGTAATTGTGGTGGTATTCTTACCGATTGCGATGAGTTCAGGTCTTGTAGCCAATATCTTGGCACAGTTCTGCGTCACGGTGGTTATTGCGACGTTATTATCTTTGCTAGCTTCTTTTACCATCATTCCTTGGTTATCATCAAGATTCGGTAAACTAGAGCATTTAACAGGTAAAAACTGGTTCGAGAAATTCATTCTTTGGTTTGAAGGGCTAATCGACAAATTTACCCACTGGATTACAGATATCCTTGAATGGTGTCTGAAAACAACATTGAGAAGAATTTCTACAGTAGTTATTACTTTTATTGTTTTAATCAGTTCATTCTCATTGGTGATTTTTGGATTTATTGGAGGGGAATTCTTCCCGCCAATTGACCGTGGTCAGTTCTTAGTACAGATGGAGCTTTCAAAAGATGCAACTGTTGAAAAGACAAACCAATTAACATTAGATGTTGAGAAGTTTTTAAGAAATGATAAAGATGTTGTAGACTTAATTACAACGGTTGGACAGCAGTCAACAGGTTTTGGAGGAGCTCAGGCAACTACTTACCAATCTGAGGTTCAGGTAAACCTAACAGATAAATCTGAACGTTCTGAAAGTACGAATATCAAAGCTGCTAAAATAAAAAGAGAGCTGGAGGAGAAATTCACCGGTGTTGAATTCAAAACAGCTCCAATTGGGATCATGGGTGCTGAAAATGCGCCAATTGAAATGGTGGTAACAGCCCCTGATAATGCAACAGCAGTAAAAGAAGCTACAAGAATCCTTGAATTATTGAAAAAAGTTCCGGGAGCAGTAGATGCAGAATTGTCAACCGACTCTGGTAACCCGGAAGTACAGGTAAATATTGACAGAGATAAAATGGCTTCTCTAGGCTTAAATCTTTCAAGTGTAGGACAAACAATGCAGACTGCATTTAACGGGAATACAGATGGGAAATTCAGAGCTGGAGAGTATGAATATGACATTAACATCCGTTTTGGAGATGTGAACAGACAATCTATTGATGATGTTAAAAACCTAATGTTTACAAACCCTCAGGGTCAGCAGATTCGTTTAAGCCAGTTTGCTGAAGTAAAAATGGGGTCAGGGCCAAGTTTGCTTGAGCGTAGAGATAAATCTCCTTCTGTAAAAGTAAGAGCTAAAGCAGTAGGTAGACCAGTTGGGGATGTTGCAAACGAGTGGGCTGCTAAGTTCATGAATGAGAAAAGACCTATTGGTGTAGATTACATCTGGAGTGGAGATATGGAAAACCAGCAGGAAGGTTTTGGTACGTTAGGAATTGCTTTATTAGCGGCTATCGTACTGGTATACCTGGTAATGGTATCGTTATATGACAGTTTCGTATATCCTTTCGTAGTATTGTTCTCTATTCCGTTGGCGATGATTGGGGTTATGGTAATCCTTGCTTTGACAGCTAATTCACTAAACATCTTCACAATGCTAGGGATGATCATGTTGATTGGATTGGTAGCGAAAAACGCGATTATGATCGTTGACTTTACGAATGCAAGAAAGGCAGCCGGAGCAACGACTCATGATGCATTGATTCAGGCTAATCACGCCCGTCTTCGTCCGATCTTAATGACAACCATCGCGATGATCTTCGGTATGTTACCCATTGCATTGGCAACAGGAGCTGGAGCGGAAATGAACAAAGGTCTTGCATGGGTAGTTATTGGTGGTTTGACATCATCTCTATTCCTTACCTTGATTATTGTACCGGTAGTATACTCTTTATTTGACTCTATTCTAAGAAGAATGGGTAAAGATACTAAAGTAGACTACGAAGCTGAAATGAAGGCAGAATATGTACACAGAGAATTAAATGAAGACGGATTTACCCCTAAACATTTAGACAAATAA
- a CDS encoding WG repeat-containing protein, giving the protein MKKGIYCLFILLFALSLKAQIDIPFNLVTLVKQTSSQTPQDSILPTYQNGAFVYMNLKNGQPVFNKKFREAYPFYGKFALVFDSETKSYNVIDRMGSFILDKGTFTQINNQTRCDHYFISFFMNENSTEFTFNKLNGEFERCSGISCPYPTLIKFPFLKNQVGQYTLKTNCFEVDNATPLEDNSFLVLKDRKIGIIDKTGKILVPIEYEESTVNFIENRISTVNTIPLRKENVWYYYHPAGKLITKSNVLCDTFLYGQTKLGIYKNGQKYGLLYTDGTTLPQEYDWISEDGVLARTGNDFYFIFEKSIIPYYVKN; this is encoded by the coding sequence ATGAAAAAAGGAATATATTGTTTATTTATTCTTCTGTTTGCCCTCTCTTTAAAAGCCCAAATTGATATTCCTTTTAATTTGGTTACTCTGGTAAAGCAAACTTCCTCCCAAACCCCTCAAGACAGCATTCTTCCTACTTATCAAAATGGGGCTTTCGTTTATATGAATCTGAAGAACGGACAACCTGTCTTTAATAAAAAGTTTAGGGAAGCCTATCCTTTTTATGGTAAGTTTGCTCTGGTTTTTGATTCGGAAACAAAATCATATAATGTGATTGATCGTATGGGTTCTTTCATTTTAGATAAGGGAACATTTACTCAGATCAATAACCAAACGAGATGTGATCATTATTTTATAAGTTTTTTCATGAATGAAAATAGTACGGAATTCACTTTCAATAAGCTCAATGGAGAATTTGAACGATGCTCAGGAATTTCGTGTCCCTATCCCACATTAATCAAATTCCCTTTCCTTAAAAATCAGGTTGGACAATACACTTTAAAAACCAACTGTTTTGAAGTTGATAATGCAACACCTCTTGAAGATAATTCTTTTTTGGTATTAAAAGACAGGAAAATAGGCATTATTGATAAAACCGGAAAAATTCTGGTTCCAATTGAGTATGAAGAATCTACAGTCAATTTTATAGAAAACCGGATCAGTACTGTTAACACCATTCCCCTAAGAAAAGAGAATGTATGGTACTATTATCATCCTGCAGGAAAACTCATTACAAAAAGCAACGTGTTATGTGATACCTTCCTGTATGGACAAACTAAACTGGGTATTTATAAAAATGGACAGAAATATGGACTTCTCTATACCGATGGAACTACACTGCCACAAGAATACGACTGGATTTCTGAAGATGGCGTTTTAGCAAGGACAGGAAATGATTTCTATTTTATTTTTGAAAAAAGCATAATCCCATATTATGTAAAAAATTAA
- a CDS encoding TetR/AcrR family transcriptional regulator, which yields MSNQAKKDQTQELIKETAKKLFFVKGKFDATTQEIADEAGVNRTLINYYFRSRDKLIQIIFDEAQKVEEEKSKIIQNSDLPFKEKISKFIESSLSTSLQYPYLETYIVSQINKGTCHHREIEEDILEKMYSDIEKEMELGNIEKMAPVQFILNMVSLLVFPSAVRPLFMENLLISDEEYDKIISVRKEIILNMLFKN from the coding sequence ATGTCAAATCAAGCAAAAAAAGACCAAACACAGGAATTGATCAAGGAGACAGCGAAGAAATTATTCTTTGTGAAAGGAAAATTTGATGCTACTACGCAGGAGATTGCCGATGAAGCAGGAGTGAATAGAACCCTTATTAATTATTATTTCCGATCAAGAGACAAACTGATTCAGATCATCTTTGATGAAGCTCAGAAGGTAGAAGAGGAAAAATCAAAGATCATTCAGAATTCGGATCTTCCATTTAAGGAGAAGATCAGTAAGTTTATAGAAAGCAGCCTTTCTACGAGCCTTCAATACCCATACCTGGAAACTTACATCGTTTCACAGATCAATAAAGGAACCTGTCATCACAGAGAAATTGAGGAAGATATCCTGGAAAAAATGTACAGTGATATTGAAAAAGAAATGGAATTAGGAAATATTGAGAAAATGGCTCCGGTTCAGTTTATTCTGAATATGGTTTCGTTATTAGTGTTCCCAAGTGCTGTAAGGCCTTTATTCATGGAGAATTTATTGATTAGCGATGAAGAATATGATAAGATTATTTCCGTGAGAAAAGAGATCATTCTCAATATGTTATTTAAAAATTAA
- a CDS encoding KTSC domain-containing protein: MKRIGEHRTLLGVDKNVTLKELKTIYRNAMKDTHPDKFINDEDGKLEAEEKSKSVIEAYHFLVSINPETQEKYKEEYTETVTQSNIQDFYLEKSILTVQHLNGKSYEYMGVPRNTYIKMVNADSPSRFARRHIYGNFVYRKSGEAMAD; this comes from the coding sequence ATGAAACGAATAGGTGAACACAGAACCCTTCTTGGAGTTGATAAAAATGTAACTTTAAAAGAGTTAAAAACAATTTACAGGAATGCAATGAAAGATACGCACCCTGATAAATTTATCAACGATGAAGATGGAAAGCTGGAAGCAGAAGAAAAAAGTAAGTCTGTGATTGAAGCCTATCATTTCCTGGTAAGCATTAATCCTGAAACACAGGAAAAATATAAAGAAGAATATACGGAAACCGTTACCCAATCTAACATTCAGGATTTTTATCTTGAAAAATCAATTTTAACGGTTCAGCACTTGAATGGAAAAAGCTATGAGTATATGGGAGTTCCAAGAAACACCTATATCAAAATGGTGAATGCTGATTCTCCAAGCCGTTTTGCAAGAAGACATATCTACGGAAACTTTGTTTACAGAAAGTCTGGAGAGGCTATGGCTGACTAA